Proteins encoded by one window of Chryseobacterium foetidum:
- a CDS encoding deoxyuridine 5'-triphosphate nucleotidohydrolase: MEYSKEFKAALSELKPIEKDRLIFRLLKKDKILSKKLYFELIDTENADQKRDAMEEHIKEKVEFASKYISNQKYFVVLIRKISAEITEHVKVTTDKFGDVSLNLFLINQILESNDKLSRQRFNDIYKLYLYLINKVVKSLLLIKKLDEDYWMELDEILNELHDKITSNVYLEKLFINNGIDFNWLTIEKIPDHFDLIIKDIKNHGFLK; encoded by the coding sequence ATGGAATATTCTAAAGAATTTAAAGCTGCACTGAGCGAACTGAAACCAATAGAAAAAGACCGCTTAATTTTCAGATTACTGAAAAAAGATAAAATCTTATCGAAAAAATTATATTTTGAACTGATTGATACTGAAAATGCAGATCAGAAGCGTGATGCGATGGAAGAGCACATCAAAGAAAAAGTAGAATTTGCTTCTAAATACATCAGCAATCAAAAGTATTTTGTGGTTCTCATCAGAAAAATCAGTGCTGAGATTACGGAGCATGTGAAAGTTACTACCGATAAATTTGGTGATGTTTCTTTAAATCTTTTTCTCATCAATCAGATTTTAGAATCCAATGATAAATTGAGCCGACAAAGGTTCAATGACATTTATAAACTTTACCTGTATCTTATTAATAAAGTGGTAAAATCTCTTCTTCTCATCAAAAAACTGGACGAAGATTACTGGATGGAACTGGATGAAATTTTAAATGAACTTCACGATAAAATCACCTCAAATGTTTATCTTGAAAAACTTTTCATCAACAACGGAATAGATTTTAACTGGCTTACCATCGAAAAAATTCCCGATCATTTTGATTTAATTATTAAAGATATCAAGAATCACGGATTTTTAAAGTGA
- a CDS encoding lipocalin family protein: MKKLALLFAGLALFATTTTACKDDENTAPEVPLVGTWQPLTEVRTEVDTNGDGVSDQIVYSTCQQQGRWVFKENSSGTRTTFEESGLPVTCTQTSNRTFSYIYDKGAKTIEIKYQGTVVSDKGKITRLDADAMNLMIEDKTDPTVFKTVTYSFKRIPQ; this comes from the coding sequence ATGAAGAAATTAGCATTATTATTTGCGGGATTAGCTCTGTTTGCAACTACTACAACAGCTTGTAAAGACGACGAAAATACAGCTCCTGAAGTTCCCTTAGTAGGAACCTGGCAACCGTTAACCGAAGTGAGAACGGAGGTTGATACAAATGGCGACGGTGTAAGTGATCAGATTGTTTACAGCACTTGTCAGCAGCAAGGCAGATGGGTTTTTAAAGAAAATTCGTCTGGAACCCGTACTACATTTGAAGAATCAGGACTTCCTGTAACGTGTACACAGACGTCAAACCGTACTTTTTCGTATATTTATGATAAAGGTGCCAAAACCATAGAAATTAAATACCAGGGAACTGTTGTTTCAGATAAAGGTAAAATTACAAGGCTGGATGCTGATGCTATGAACCTGATGATTGAAGATAAAACAGATCCTACAGTTTTTAAAACAGTGACTTATTCTTTCAAAAGAATTCCGCAATAA
- a CDS encoding glycosyltransferase family 2 protein, translating to MPEISIITPCYNSSKFLRETIDSVLNQTFTDWEWLITDDCSKDNSVEIIQSISDPRIKLTVAEKNGGAGHARNISLKNASGRFITFLDADDCWNPEFLEEMVTFMKNENAELAYSNYARCDENLNPQIEDFKADKTVTFQNLLKTCRLSLLSSMYDSERVGKEYFPEGSKREDHVMWLNLLKKIPEGKALPKTMAKYRMHATSISRKKQNIIKDQYLVYKDFMNFSTAKSLYYTLNWAFNGFKKYSKLFN from the coding sequence ATGCCCGAAATTTCCATCATTACTCCGTGTTATAATTCTTCAAAATTTTTGAGAGAAACGATAGACTCGGTACTTAACCAAACCTTTACAGATTGGGAATGGTTGATTACAGATGACTGTTCCAAAGACAATTCGGTAGAAATTATTCAAAGTATTTCTGATCCCAGGATTAAACTTACTGTTGCTGAAAAAAACGGTGGCGCAGGGCATGCAAGAAATATTTCTTTAAAAAATGCTTCGGGAAGATTTATTACGTTTTTAGACGCTGATGATTGCTGGAATCCTGAATTTTTAGAAGAGATGGTGACTTTTATGAAAAATGAAAATGCTGAGCTCGCCTACTCTAATTATGCAAGATGTGACGAAAATTTAAATCCACAAATTGAAGATTTTAAAGCAGACAAAACGGTAACTTTTCAAAACTTACTTAAAACCTGCAGACTTTCGCTTCTTTCATCAATGTATGATTCTGAAAGGGTTGGAAAGGAATATTTTCCGGAAGGAAGTAAACGGGAAGATCATGTGATGTGGCTCAATTTATTAAAGAAAATCCCTGAGGGAAAAGCTTTGCCGAAAACGATGGCAAAGTACCGCATGCACGCTACAAGCATTTCCAGAAAAAAACAGAATATTATAAAGGATCAATATTTGGTGTACAAGGATTTTATGAATTTTTCGACCGCTAAATCTCTGTATTATACTTTGAATTGGGCATTTAACGGATTTAAGAAATATTCAAAATTATTTAACTGA
- a CDS encoding 3-deoxy-D-manno-octulosonic acid transferase has translation MSFLYTIFVGLMIFGMKIFALFNAKTKKGVEGRKQSLDIIKSKFSPDDEVLWMHAASLGECEQGLPVLEKLKEKFPDYKILVTFFSPSGYENVIKKNTVADAICYLPFDRNSDIKEFLKAFKPRLFFTVKYDFWYNLLRQLKENDAKIFVVSALFYERQSFFKSYGKWFVKQLKENVDWFFHQTRHSYVLAKSIGLEKSSVTGDTRFDRVKQIKNKDNHVDFIAEFISGGKTIVFGSSWQAEEKIARIISEKNKNLKLIIAPHDLKRVQNLKEIFPTAILYSKLQTSRIQNSSSNISSIELQTPFIQHPSPSILIIDSIGLLSKLYSYADFAVVGGGFHDSGLHNILEAATFGVPVIFGNQYRKNPEADDLIKANGGKSFETEKEAADFILKLVKNENLLSEMSGNASKFVSEKPHSSELIIQKILSL, from the coding sequence TTGAGTTTTTTATATACCATTTTTGTCGGTCTGATGATCTTCGGAATGAAGATTTTCGCTCTTTTCAATGCTAAAACTAAAAAAGGCGTTGAAGGAAGAAAACAGTCTTTGGATATCATAAAATCTAAATTTTCTCCTGATGATGAGGTGTTGTGGATGCACGCCGCAAGTCTTGGAGAATGCGAACAGGGTCTTCCGGTTCTGGAAAAGCTCAAAGAAAAGTTTCCGGATTATAAAATATTAGTCACATTTTTTTCACCGTCGGGTTATGAAAATGTAATTAAAAAAAACACGGTTGCAGATGCTATTTGCTATCTTCCGTTTGACAGAAATTCAGATATAAAAGAATTTTTGAAAGCTTTTAAACCCAGACTTTTTTTTACGGTAAAATATGATTTCTGGTATAATTTACTGCGACAGTTAAAAGAAAACGATGCGAAAATATTTGTAGTTTCGGCACTCTTTTATGAAAGACAGAGTTTTTTTAAATCTTACGGAAAATGGTTTGTGAAACAACTGAAAGAAAATGTTGATTGGTTTTTTCATCAGACCAGACATTCTTATGTTTTGGCAAAAAGTATCGGCCTCGAAAAATCTTCTGTGACCGGAGATACAAGATTTGACCGTGTAAAACAGATTAAAAACAAGGATAACCACGTTGATTTTATAGCAGAGTTTATTTCAGGCGGAAAGACAATTGTTTTCGGAAGTTCGTGGCAGGCAGAAGAGAAAATAGCGAGAATCATTTCAGAAAAAAATAAAAATTTAAAACTCATTATCGCTCCACACGATTTAAAAAGGGTTCAAAATTTAAAAGAAATTTTTCCAACCGCAATTCTATACAGCAAATTGCAGACATCCCGCATCCAGAATTCCTCATCCAACATTTCATCAATCGAATTGCAAACACCCTTCATCCAGCATCCATCACCCAGCATTTTAATCATTGACAGCATCGGCCTGCTTTCAAAATTATATTCGTATGCCGACTTCGCCGTTGTTGGCGGTGGTTTTCATGATTCCGGACTTCACAATATTCTTGAAGCAGCAACTTTCGGTGTTCCTGTAATTTTCGGAAATCAGTATCGGAAAAATCCTGAAGCTGATGATTTGATCAAAGCAAATGGCGGAAAATCTTTTGAAACAGAAAAAGAAGCGGCAGATTTTATTTTAAAACTCGTTAAGAATGAAAATTTGTTGAGCGAAATGTCAGGAAATGCATCAAAATTCGTCAGTGAAAAACCACACTCTTCAGAATTGATTATTCAGAAAATTCTCTCACTTTAA